One genomic segment of Chelonia mydas isolate rCheMyd1 chromosome 1, rCheMyd1.pri.v2, whole genome shotgun sequence includes these proteins:
- the MAB21L1 gene encoding putative nucleotidyltransferase MAB21L1: protein MIAAQAKLVYHLNKYYNEKCQARKAAIAKTIREVCKVVSDVLKEVEVQEPRFISSLNEMDNRYEGLEVISPTEFEVVLYLNQMGVFNFVDDGSLPGCAVLKLSDGRKRSMSLWVEFITASGYLSARKIRSRFQTLVAQAVDKCSYRDVVKMVADTSEVKLRIRDRYVVQITPAFKCTGIWPRSAAHWPLPHIPWPGPNRVAEVKAEGFNLLSKECHSLAGKQSSAESDAWVLQFAEAENRLQMGGCRKKCLSILKTLRDRHLELPGQPLNNYHMKTLVSYECEKHPRESDWDESCLGDRLNGILLQLISCLQCRRCPHYFLPNLDLFQGKPHSALENAAKQTWRLAREILTNPKSLEKL, encoded by the coding sequence ATGATCGCGGCCCAGGCCAAGCTGGTGTATCATCTGAATAAATACTACAACGAGAAATGCCAAGCCAGGAAAGCCGCCATCGCCAAAACTATCCGAGAAGTCTGCAAAGTGGTTTCGGACGTACTAAAGGAAGTGGAGGTGCAGGAGCCCCGTTTCATCAGCTCTTTGAACGAGATGGACAACCGCTATGAGGGCCTGGAGGTCATTTCTCCCACCGAGTTTGAAGTGGTCCTTTATCTGAACCAAATGGGAGTTTTCAACTTCGTGGACGACGGCTCTTTGCCGGGCTGCGCCGTGTTAAAGTTAAGCGATGGGCGCAAGAGGAGCATGTCCCTTTGGGTGGAGTTCATCACGGCTTCTGGTTATCTTTCTGCTCGCAAAATCCGGTCCAGATTTCAGACTCTGGTGGCCCAAGCCGTGGATAAATGCAGTTACAGAGATGTGGTAAAGATGGTGGCTGACACGAGTGAAGTGAAACTGAGAATCAGAGATAGATATGTCGTGCAGATCACTCCAGCTTTTAAATGCACAGGGATCTGGCCAAGGAGTGCTGCCCACTGGCCACTTCCCCACATCCCCTGGCCGGGACCCAACAGGGTAGCAGAGGTCAAAGCTGAAGGATTCAACCTTTTATCCAAGGAGTGTCACTCTCTAGCAGGCAAGCAGAGTTCAGCCGAGAGCGATGCCTGGGTGTTGCAGTTCGCAGAAGCGGAGAACAGACTGCAGATGGGCGGCTGCAGAAAGAAATGCCTCTCTATTCTCAAAACCTTACGGGATCGTCATCTGGAACTGCCGGGCCAGCCCCTGAATAATTATCACATGAAGACTCTGGTTTCATACGAGTGTGAAAAGCATCCCCGGGAATCGGACTGGGACGAGTCTTGTCTGGGCGACCGGCTCAACGGGATTTTACTGCAACTCATCTCCTGCCTTCAGTGCAGGAGGTGCCCACATTACTTCTTGCCCAACTTAGACCTGTTTCAGGGAAAACCTCATTCAGCCCTGGAAAATGCAGCCAAACAAACTTGGCGACTGGCTAGGGAAATACTCACCAACCCGAAAAGTTTGGAAAAACTTTAG